The Polyangium mundeleinium genome contains the following window.
CGCTCGCCAGCCTGCCGCGTGGACCCACGCTCTACGATCCGCGCCGCGGCACCGACCTCCTCAAGCGCCGCCGCGATCGTGTCCTCGAACGCATGCGCGCCGCGCGCCTCGCCGATCGCGAAGACATCGATCGGGCCCTTGGCGAGCCGCTCGTCCTCGCCCCGCGCGGCAGCGGCCTCGGCATCCCGCACCTTCGCCGCGCGCTGCTCGGGGGAGGGAAGGGGATCGGCACGGACGAGCTCGCCGGGCGCGCCACGACGATCACGACCACCCTCGATCGTGGCCTCCAGCGCGAGATCGAGATCCTCGCGGTGCAAACGGTCGAGCGCCTCGCCCCGCGCCACGTCACGGCCGCTTCCGTCGTCGTCCTCGACAACGAGACGGGCGACGTCCTCGCCTACGTCGGCTCGCCCGACATCGAGAACGAGGCGCGCCTCGGCCACAACGACGGCGTCCTCGCCAAACGCCAGCCCGGATCCACGTTAAAACCCTTCGTCTACGGCCTCGGCATGGAGATCGGCGGCTTCACCGCCGCCACGATCCTCCCCGACGTCGACCTGCATTTCCCCACGCCCGACGGCGACTACCACCCGAACAACTACGACGGCCGCTTCCACGGCGCCGTCCGCGTCCGCGAGGCCCTCGGCAGCTCCTTCAACGTGCCCGCCATCGTCGCGTCCTCCCGCGTCGGCCCCGAGCGCCTCCTCGCGCGCCTGCACGACCTCGGCTTCGCCTCCCTCGATCGCAGCGCCCGCGACTACGGCCTCGCCCTCGCGCTCGGCGACGGCGAGGTCCGCTTGTTCGAGCTCGCCGCCGCCTACGCCACCCTCGCGCGCGGCGGCCTCTCCGTCGCCCCCCGCGCCGTCCGCGAGGCCCGCGCTGCCACCGGCGAGCTCCTCCCGCTCCCCGCGCACCTGCCCCGCCGTGTCCTCGATCGGCGCGCCGCCTACGTCCTCACGCACATCCTCGCGGATCGGCACGCGCGCCTCGCCACGTTCGGCGAGAACAGCGTCCTCGAGCTCCCGTTCCCGGTCGCCGCGAAGACCGGCACCTCCAAGGGATTTCGCGACAACGTCACCGTCGGCTTCACACCGTCCGTCACCGTCGCGGTCTGGGTCGGCAACTTCGACGGCTCGCCCATGAGCGGCGTCAGCGGCGTGACCGGCGCCGGCCCGCTCTTCCACGACGCCATGCTCGCGGCCGCCCGGCTCTACAAAGAGCGCGAATTCGAGCGACCCGAGGGCCTCGTCGACGTCGACATCTGCCCGCTCTCCGGCGCTCGTCCCGGCCCGGATTGCCCGCACCGCCGCAGCGAGATCGTCCCGCGGGAGACCTCGCTCGCCACCTGCGACATGCACGAGCGTGTCCGCATCGATCGCCGGAACGGCCTGCGCGCCGGCCCTGCCTGCACGGACGCTTCCGTCGACACGCGCGTCTTCGAGCGGTACCCGCCCGAGCTTGCCGCCTGGGCCGAGAACGCCAGCCGCCCCGTCGCGCCGCGCGCCTCGTCCCCCTTTTGCCCCGAGACCGAGCGCGCTGCGTCGGTCGACGCTTGGGGGCTGCGCTCGGGCGAGCCGAGCTACGCCCCCAAACCCCCCCGCCTCCGCATCGCCTTCCCGCCGGACGGCGCGCGGTTCGTGCGTGACGGCGCCCTCGCCGCCGAGGAAGCCATCCGCGTCCGCATCGACGCGCCTTCCAATGCCCGCGCCGTGCGCCTGCTCGTCGATGGCCGCGCCGTTGTCCTGACGCCCCCCTTCGAGCGATCCCTCCCGCTCGTGCCCGGCGAACACACGCTCGTCGCCGAGGCGGACGGCGTCTCGTCCGAGCCCGTCAGGTTTTCGGTGCAGTGAGCGGCTGCGGCAGGGGATTCGCCCCCAGCGCGTCCTCAGGCAACCCCGCCGCGCGCCTCTCCTCCGGCGCGGACGCCTCGAACCGCGTCCGCGGCAGATGACGCCCGCCGTCGAGCCCTTGCAGCCGCTGCACCAGCCGCTCCCGCACCCGGCACCGGAGATCAAAGAGCTGCCCCGCGCTCGGCGCCGACACGAGCGCCCGGAGCTGGAGCGTCGTCCCGAGCGCGTCGAACACCACGAGCCCCGCGACCTTCCCGTCCCAGTCCGGATCTCCCTCGCAGACCAGCCGCACCTCCTCGCGGAGCACGTCGATCGGCGCCGTGTAGTCCACGTGCAAAAACACCGTCCCGAGCAGCTCGGGCGACGACCGCGTCCAGTTCTGGAACGGCTTGTCGAGGAGCTGCGCGATCGGCAGCACCAGGCGCCGCTGATCCCAGATCCGCACCACCACGAACGTCAGCGTGATCTCCTCGATCGTGCCCCACTCGCCCTCGATCACCACCACGTCGCCGATCCGCACCGGCTGCGCGATCGAGATCTGAAGCCCCGCGAGGATCGTCGCGATCGACCGCTGCGCGGCGAAGCCCAGCACGACGCCCGCGATGCCCGCGGACGCGAGGAGCGAGACGCCCACCTGCCGCACGAGATCGAACTGCATCAAGACGAGCGCCGCGGCCAGGATCGCGATGCTC
Protein-coding sequences here:
- the pbpC gene encoding penicillin-binding protein 1C translates to MTRSRLARALVRWLVPRSRRCRIELALAVIVSPILCLGLAAALTPLPPELGAADLTTADPSTVFLDRHGTVLCEVRAKDGTRARPVRLADIDPRVPRAVLAAEDKRFYLHPGVDPIAITRAAGQALLARGIVSGGSTLTQQLARTLVPRPRSVVGKLREMALALRIEASLSKPRILEEYLNRVAFGPSLRGIEAASRFYFDKSTRDLSLAEAAALASLPRGPTLYDPRRGTDLLKRRRDRVLERMRAARLADREDIDRALGEPLVLAPRGSGLGIPHLRRALLGGGKGIGTDELAGRATTITTTLDRGLQREIEILAVQTVERLAPRHVTAASVVVLDNETGDVLAYVGSPDIENEARLGHNDGVLAKRQPGSTLKPFVYGLGMEIGGFTAATILPDVDLHFPTPDGDYHPNNYDGRFHGAVRVREALGSSFNVPAIVASSRVGPERLLARLHDLGFASLDRSARDYGLALALGDGEVRLFELAAAYATLARGGLSVAPRAVREARAATGELLPLPAHLPRRVLDRRAAYVLTHILADRHARLATFGENSVLELPFPVAAKTGTSKGFRDNVTVGFTPSVTVAVWVGNFDGSPMSGVSGVTGAGPLFHDAMLAAARLYKEREFERPEGLVDVDICPLSGARPGPDCPHRRSEIVPRETSLATCDMHERVRIDRRNGLRAGPACTDASVDTRVFERYPPELAAWAENASRPVAPRASSPFCPETERAASVDAWGLRSGEPSYAPKPPRLRIAFPPDGARFVRDGALAAEEAIRVRIDAPSNARAVRLLVDGRAVVLTPPFERSLPLVPGEHTLVAEADGVSSEPVRFSVQ
- a CDS encoding mechanosensitive ion channel family protein, whose product is MGALAAEGDVASRASFLLHRETPFGLLAWQALVVLAAPVVGWIFGAAVVRLLGQIASRTDARWDDQIVKAFRGPCQLLLAVLFVRGSLGAFEPTAETEAWIERILRPLLVVGCAWAADRALGVGTTELADRYEGKDQDPAHVRAARTRISMLRRIGSVSIAILAAALVLMQFDLVRQVGVSLLASAGIAGVVLGFAAQRSIATILAGLQISIAQPVRIGDVVVIEGEWGTIEEITLTFVVVRIWDQRRLVLPIAQLLDKPFQNWTRSSPELLGTVFLHVDYTAPIDVLREEVRLVCEGDPDWDGKVAGLVVFDALGTTLQLRALVSAPSAGQLFDLRCRVRERLVQRLQGLDGGRHLPRTRFEASAPEERRAAGLPEDALGANPLPQPLTAPKT